A region of the Hydra vulgaris chromosome 12, alternate assembly HydraT2T_AEP genome:
TTTAACAGATAATAGCTGCAGAGTTTATATTCTGAAGCATTTTCTGCCGTTAGGTGGCATCGATCATGGCCATCATATTTTGAAGTTTAGGTTTGGATATGAAAACAGGTCTAACTTAATAATATCATAACAAACCATAAggaacaaaacatttttatggaaAAAGGGAAACTATAAagcattaaacttttattttaattacataaactGGGTACAAGAATTTGAAGGGCTTGGTGTTAATGAATGATACGAAAAATGGCTTAGAAAATATGAAATAGGGTGTGAAAAATAAATTCCAATAATGaatttagataaaaacttttttcaacacAAAAACAACTCACTGTGAATGACAAGTGATCTTAGAAGTATTTGtagagaaaaacaaaaaagttggtTTAGAAACAGAAACTCgggttttaaaagtattttagaagtcaataagtataaaaaattaaataaagatataaaaaacttgtcaaaaaaagtatttgcaaTTGTGAAGGAAACTCGGTACTTAATTCAAAAAGCAATCCTAAAAGTGTcaatgcatatataaataacataacaagATTTAAAGACTCTATCAAAGTAATAAAGCTACACGATGGTGTTATAACTACTGATAATCAAGAGATAGTAAACACTCTTAATGAATTTTTTGCATCTGTTTTTATACAAGATGATTCATCAAGTTTTAGGCAgcaatctttcaaaaaaatgtccTGATCCATATTTTAGTATTCCTattattccaaaatatttaagtaattttaacatGTACAAATCATTAGGTCCTGATAATTTTACCCAAAAGTTTTAAGGGTATGTTCAGAATTTTTGTCGAGTTGTTTagcattaatattttataaatcttttagtACAGGAACTATTCCAAAGTAATGGTCATGTGCAAACGTTGTTCCATTATTCAAAAAGGGTAATAAATTAGATCCAAGAAATTATAGACCGCTTTCATTAACATcaattgtttgtaaaattatGGAGCGAAGTATTAGAGATTGTATGATGGTGTTTctcattgaaaacaatttaatttcaaaagagCAACATGGCTTTGTTAACaacaaaagttgtataacaaACCTGTTGGAAACATTAGATTTGATGACGCATGCGTATGAGAGGACAATTCAGTTGAGGTTTTGtttttggatttcaaaaaagcatttgattcaGTCTCTCACAggaaattaatgaaaaaattatttagacttGGATTTGGGTTATCTTTGTTAAGTTGGTGTAAATCATTTTGTCAGATCAAACTCAGCGGGTGGTGATGGAAGAGTATATTTCAAGTTGGAAGATGTTTACTTGTGGAGTACCGCAAGGTTCAGTACTTTGACCTCTTTTATTTGTCATCTTCATTAATGACTTATGTAGAGGGATTATTAAAGTCGTTAAATTATATGCAGACaatatcaaagttattttaatcaaTCATTGTTACGatgataataaattattacaagaGGACATTAACATGTTAGTAAAATGGTCTGAAGATtgcttaattaaatttaataaatcaaaatttaaagtctttatATTGGTAAAAAGAATCCTAGATatgaatttaattaaacaactcTGTTTTAACAGAAACAACAATAGAAAAAGATCTTgggattttcatttcaaataatctAGAGtgaaaatatcatattatttcAGCAATAGGCAAAGCAAACAGAAAATTAGGCACgatcaaaaactctttttagtatttagataaactttcattaaagttACTATACAAATCGTTAGTACGTCCTCATGGAATATGTAGCAGCAGTTTGGAGTCCATTTTTGAAGAAGGACATTGACAATCTTGAACTCGTGCAACGCAGGGCTACAAGATTCAAACATTTAAGGGGGAAATCATATGAAGAAAGACTAAAAATGCTTGAACTGCTAACTTTGCATGATAAAAGAAGAAGAGGTGATCTGATTCAAATGTATATGATCTCAAAATGAAatgatattgttaattttcaccGCCCTCCATTAAATTTTGAGCTGGAACGATCAAGTAGAAGTAACAATTGTAGAATACGCAGACATTTTATCAATTCGAGAATTCGTCACCATTTCGTCACAAACAGAGTTACAAATCATTGGAATCCTCTTCTTCAATGAATAATAGATAAAGATAacttaaacctttttaaaaacagcattgACAAATATTTTGGTTTCTGAACACTATATTGTGTAATCGGCTGTCACGTTCTTAATTCTACGTAGATAAGACTCAACACACCTCAAGTGTGTACAGCATCTTTTCAATTCtattctaataatatattatatatgataaaattattatatataatataatttacacAACTATATATAAACTGATATGTaacttattattactaataataacttatacttacaatacTTATACTTGCAAACACTTATAATACTTACCTTATATTTACGatactgataaaatttttattgatataaacttttttattcaaacttttattataaaactctaatttaacttgataactttaacataaattatgACTCCATGAACTTTGGgggaaaatatattaattagagtaaatattacttttgtttattaCCACGAttagagtaaaaaaatattatttttatctaaagaatattctgcaaaaatcagtattttcttaagtattaaatattataaaaaaacacatattaaaaaaaaacatgtattataaaataaaaaaataagtattcaagtataaaaaaaacacatgtaTTATGATAAAGTATGTACATCACATTAATTCATCTGTATTTATAACTTACAGATGACATCACATTATGTCATCTGTAAGTTAGGGGTTGCAGCTGATATTTTAGCTTCAGCTTTAAACTCGTTAGCTTCAAATTAAAGCTGAGGGCTGATCAAGTCAGTTTAATCAGTGTTatacacactaaaaaaaaaaggtagaaatttCTACCTTAGGGTAGGATATGTGATATACCCTAAGTAAGGTATAATTTTCTCCCTtttaaggtagaaaattatattaaaaacaattatttgtcATACAATTTTCTAACTTAaaggtataattttctaccttataaggtagaaaattataccttactaagggtatatcacatatcctaccttaactaaaaatttctaCCTTTAATTTTTAGTGTGTACCTGatagtaaaaaagaataatactccataaatattttatattaaaaaaacatgtaggaagttattcaatgaaaatctaaaataatgagaaaatttaaacatacatgtaaaaaattttaaataaaatttgaaaaaaatttttgctgttTATAAATGTTGCTGTCAGAGCCTAGGCCTAGGACTCAAATTGGATTTTTAgagatttgttttaaatgtggtGCCCAAAAACCCAATTCCATTTTTGattatctacataattttttggtagaGTTCAAAATTCTTCTAAAAGATAGTTTTATCTGTTAAAATATTGAGTATGAAATTAATCTTGCTGTTATTATATGTGATGCAACAGCTAGAGCATTTGTTAAGTGTATTAGAGGCACAATGGTTAGAACTGATGTAAGCGTTGTGTTCAGAAAGGAGAGTGGTGTGGCAAGATAATACTCCTACAtatttcatcaattttaaaCACTGATTCagatttttgtcattaaaagcactctgaacatcttagtggtgtgttaaatgaaattaaactttGACATGGTGACAAAGTTTCCTTTAGACTTTATGCATCTAGTATGCTTAGGGGTATGCGAAGACTTATAAACTTATGGTTAAATGGCCCATATGTTGTAAACTGTCTCAGATTACAGTCAATACTTTATCTGACGGATTATTCCAGATATGTCGTTACACTCCAAGATATTTTTCTAGAAAACCAAGGtcttaattagatattaaaaagaattttgggTCCTTTTGAAGGGAGGGTGTGTTTAGATTTTGCAGCCACGGCACTGTTATATAAGATTTCTGATGAATCCTAATCTATGAAACCttagtgtaaaatgaaaaaagtttctcTCTATTTTAAAGATtcgatttaaaaattataagcctcctgcagcaggctatttcagtatgatgttaCCTAAATCAGCAGtctaagatatatatatatatatataaagatatatacagtatatatcaaattatattcaatgtaaatataaaattatatttataaaatagttatatataagttatttatcagtaactaaAGGGATTTTATCAATTGATTATATTAATCACAAGCATGTTCTTATTTATTACAAGtacattttaaaacgtttaaataaatgtcgattataaaattaaagattttatttttcaacctTTGAtgttgaaaattacattttttatctgaagagtTTTAGGAGAAATTGTAAgagttttaaaacatatttaaaataattgatgttaCCTATAAAATTTAAGACTAACAgttaacttgaatttttttcaggTCATGTTGAAACTAGATATTGtgtaaaaaggttttcaaaGAAGTCGTTAAAACAACAATGGAAAAGCTTCCACTTCGCGAGATAACCgtaaaagcttttgatactcgAATAAAGAAtcgtttaaaagtttgtttaatttcgactgtaatattttttttttaaataatacaattaagttatatataaatttgctttttcagtaaattttaaacatttgaagGTAGTTTTTCAAGATTCGCAATGGGTAAACCTCGTGGGACCCTTACGGGATACCCCGCGGGCATACCCATATGGGCCATAGAGGAAAACCGCGGCCAAAATCCGGCGGGCTCCCAATGGGTTTCCCATATGGGTCGCAGTTGCAAACCCAAATGTGACCCATACGGGATACTCAGCGGGCATACCCATTTGGAAACCGCGGCCAAGATCCGGCGGGATACCGTTGGTCTACCCAGTTGACGGCGGGATACCGTTGTTAACCACTTGACAACCCGTATGGGCCCCGTACGGTACCCGTATATCAATGTTCGCTGGGTACTTCATATTGCATGCAAAATTGACCATGAAAcaaattataatcattttaaacagtttttaaaatgcattaaggagttttcattgatctgtcgccGAAATATTGTGGATGTTGTggcaatattgttaattaaaatgttattggtTGTTAAGAATGTAGGAAAATGATCCGATAAATTAGTCTGAATCATACCTATATAAAGaggaatattataaaaattgtttgttagGAAGATTATGAAGTAGAGTAGAAGGCTTTTTTGTAACTcttgttgatttgtttatttttggaaGGAAGTTATTTTCTAGAAGAGTATTTATAAAGTCCTTAGTATAATAATTAGAAGATTAGTTGATTAGGTTGATGTTAAAGTCCCCGACCAAATAATTATGTTTCttcgattttttaattttgtttagaaatgttttaagatggtggtctataaatactatttataattatgtttttttcagttttatttactaattcaatGCATAATGATtcacaatctgtttcattaACACAGAGGTCGttacgtaaaatataattaagtgaattgtggataaaaatattaacgCCCCAACCTACATTAAATTCACCTGGTTGGTGAATTCATATGTAATTAACTAGTTCAAATTCAGAATTTGTTTCACcgctttaataacttttttatattttaattataccaAGTTTCCATCacacatataattttaaaatcgtgtttaagttcatttaaaaatatttttaaattttcaaatatacaCCAAATATAACCACAAGATTACACTTCTATATTAATAAGgtaaaaagcatttaaatattcttttgcaTACAAATAAGGTTTGTTTTGTGTAAACGTTATTTTTACGAGCGTACAAATAATGTGAGCGACGATGTTATGAGGAGCTTCTAGAacgaaaatattaaatattacaaaagaaaaaaaatcttcctGAGAGTACTTGAACCCGCAACACTATCACCCGCACCTCAAAAAAAGAACGTAAACTTACATACACTGCACTACGCGAATACATTAATGacgtaacaaataaaaatttgaggacaaattacttcattaaaagttCTGGTCAAgtgaaataaaagattataaaaattgcatgttgccaactataaaaaatattttaaagtttttagaggAGGAAATAGTAAACAATGATAGTAACAATGTAGATTTTCTGACACTAcattaataaatagtaaatgtattaatgttgtgttaaaaaatcaacttttatcaaaaaaaaataaaaaatttacaaaataaatgaaacttaaaaaattttattttttgccgattttattttaattagaacCAAATTTGTGaaaactaatattttcaaacaaaaatatatttaatatatattcacTATGGTAGTTAATATAAATGACTTTGGAACTAAACCATAAAACAATCAAGTATCATACACATTTGAGGACAAgttttcaacataaaaaaattgtctttataTCCTCAGAATTAAAACTGAAGTTCGCGTAATATTATTGAGTAAGTAAATATGTGTTTATTATtcctaaaaatacaaaagagaATATCGAATAGGAAACCGCTATATGTCTATATCTATAACTTATACATAACTTTATTTCTTACCCCTACATATCTTTATCCCTAAATCCTACATACCTATTTCCACAACTTATACATGCCTATATTCCTAACCTAACCCCTATATATCAACTAATCCTATTTACCTGActtcttgaaaaaaatgaattttgtgtaaaaaagttttttttataattttaacataaaattaaatagtttatgaCTTACATGTGATCACCACCAAAACTGCTCTTAATAGATAATCcagtttatttacttttttttcatcaaacttcGATAGAAGAAATGGAAGCATTATTTCCAtcataacataaattttgataaaaattgtaaaaaatgttcCAACCGCATAGGTACactttataatattgtaaaaccTATAAAAATAGAACCAGTTTAGTTTCCTTGGAAACAATAGTTATTCAAGTTAGTTATGTCATCAtaagtaagttatttttagtaactttaacaatttttttctagagattgtttttgaaatttttttaaatcagagtGGTAAAGCCACAGTTTTCAAAGCTTTGGCTATAGTTACTGCTGTTACTAGAAATTCATACATccctgaatttaaaaattataaaaaaataaaaaacaaagaagtaACTACCAATTATCTGGTAAGTTTAAAGTAACACTTCCATGTATATTATTACCAAATGCAGTATACCCGAAAAATCCAATTAGGATACTAAGTCCTGCAACAAACACAGTACTAATATTCATTACAGTAGGAAAATCTTCTGGatgttttactttattataaagcgGAAGAACCTAATCCAAATGCAAAaccaaaaaactctttaaaaataaattttgatactaatatctaaaatataaatattggaaAAACTCACAATAGCAATTCCATTAAAGCCAAAAAGAgctatgttaaaaaaagttggaaGACTGCCAAACCCAACAAAAGTTGGGTAGATTCCtgggttttttaaatttcttccaAGAAACTGGAGTATCATTAAAAGAccaaaaacacaaaacatattAGCCATTGTAGAAATATAAGCCAATTTTCCTAAACTGCGCACAAACGAAATCAAAATGGTTAAAGGagtcaaaatcaaaataattagtCTGGCATCAATAATCATTTTACTTGCAGATAATTCAACAACTGTTTTCGCAACATAAATTATGTAGATTGAACACGTTCCCAACtgattgattattaaaaatacgTCGACAATATTtctacaaattataaataaattttgttaatattttgttaatgattttgttttaattacaatgtaaaaactacaaagaaaaaaaaaaaggtaaattaaACCTGACTTGGAATAAAACGCACTTACTTTGCGGATTTACTTTTATCCCATAGGAATGGTTTGCAACATAGCTCTGCCAATTCACTATATGAAAGGTATTGACAAtgaaatctaaaagttttattaaattgtcaTCAATTTGGCATGTTAACAATCTCTAAACCCCCAACAACTCATATGCCCAAAtgactcaaaaatttaaatattttgttaaagaaattaacagaatattttaaaatatatccgACAATTAACTAAACCGTAAAGTTGTGCCTAATATATTTTGAacgtgcattttttttttttttaaactgcgtTCTGAATGTTTTTCAAGCATATTTAATTCGACTTCTAAATGCTTTGAACTTTAAAACGTTAAGAAAACGTTTAGAAAACGTTTAGAAAACGtttagaaaactttaaaaaacgtttagtttagattttatttgttaaaaaaatcccCACTAGGTGGGTAGGGTGGGGTATATGAATTGTTAGGGTTATTTGGATATTTTCAATAAGTATCCATGGAGTAAGTTATCTATACATAATCCTAAAACCTGAAAGTTATCAACAGTTTATACACATaattagcttcttttttttttacgttaacgatgttcataaaatttataatatttgagtTACATAAATAGgtaatatgtaaaatatgttattttaaaaagtatataaaaatcattacattttaaaacttttgtctgCAGACTTTAGTAGTATTACTCATGGAAGTTTAATGATGCATATTTATTAGTTGGACTatgatgtagcaacatttaaaatttaagttattagtTCTCTAACccatattgataaataaacaaaaatctaaaatggGGTTAAATggatatacaaataatataataatggggtataatggatatatataaaatacataaaatccTACTAacattatagtattttaatataaaataaaaagctacaCGACATTTAAATATACACTTATGCTAACTTTAGCTTTTTAATATAGTATTATGCATTTTTCAGTTacatataatagttttatataatgcttctgaactatttaaattaagatcATAGTTCAAATTAATTTTCCCTGAATAGCTAGGGTAAAATTTTAACTCCtatctaaatgttttatattttatttttgtattcctCTTcactttataattaaattatatactttatatatttgtttgttttaaaatattttagatataataataggactgaaataaattattatgcCGTTGTGAATAGCAACGCAAGACTTTTGGTACAGATGATCACAACAAATTAACGACTGCTATACAGCTAGTTAAAGAAAGAGAGTCAGTATAAAATGTATCAATGTCTTCTGAAATTCCTTATGGGAATACAGACGGTACCATGATCAAATTCAAAGGAATGACAAAAGAATTGGAAGCAGTTGTgggtttgttttaattaatactgAGAAAAATCTTTTAGTGGAAGCTCTGATGTGCTTTGCTGATAAGGATTTTCCACTAGATAGAGAAGATATCAAACCGATAATTAAATCCTATATAACATTTACTAGCAAAAAACTCAATTCAAAGATGACAACCCAGCGAAAGACTGGTGCATGTCTCTTGAAAAAAGATGGAATGTAGTACTTGGAAAAAGAAAACCTCAACTTTTGACGAAAGTAAGAGCTAATGATCTTTCTCTTAAAAcattgacagtttttttttagttatatgaaaaaacattaaacgataataatttattttgatagaCCACATTACATATTTAATTTAGATGAAACAGCTTTACTTACAGATTTATCAGCAGGGATAACCTTTGTTTCAAAAGCATCAAATTCAGCCTATTACGTAGCTTCATTGTGTGGTAAATCAATGTATACTGTACTGTTTTGTGGGTCAGCAAATGTTCAGTGTCTACCTTCCTTGTCTACCTTTGTTGTCTACAAAGCCATCGACCTTTATGATGCATGGTTTCAAAATGGACCGGAAAATGCAACGTATAGTGTAACAAAATCAGGTTGTAACAAAATGGAGGGctatatttttgaaagtttgatTGACAGTTTTATTATACATGTAAAGGATTATGAAAAGGCTGTATTGCTGTTGTGTAATGGACACAACagccatataaaatattctacTGTTAAAAGGCTCTGGACAATCATATAATTTTACTTACGTATCACGAACACAAGTCGCGCATTACAATCTCTTGATGTTGGTTTTTTTTGCTCTTTGGAAATCccaatggaaaaaaaatattaaaaaatagttaagagAAAGCAgacataaaaatgttaacaaatctGTATTTCCAACTTTACTAAAAGCACTTGTCAGTAAGGTAGAGAGCAAACTCCTGAAAAGTGGTCTTAATGGTAACGGTCTTTACCTTATTGACAAATCAAAACCTATGAAAAAGAGAGTGAATATGCAACCAAAGCAGGAGAAAGTAGATGAGTCTAACAACAAagaaaatgttgtaaaaaacttaCAGAGAGAAATTTATTCTGTACTTACACCTAGCCCAAGTCTGCCTACACTGACAGCACTTGCGAGTTCAAAAAACGCAGAGCTTGTGTCCAGGCAAAAAAGGGAGAAATTTTAACAGCACAAGATGTTGTCGCAAGGTTACATGAAGAAGAGAAGAATAAAGCTGAAAAGAAGACTGCATCAGTAAGTAAAAGAAAACTGCTAGACATAACCAATACAGTTCgacttttatctaaaatatctaaaattctATCCACATTACCCCACCCCACCCTATAGAACCGCAACT
Encoded here:
- the LOC136087853 gene encoding proton-coupled amino acid transporter 1-like, which produces MHKETYPLLVETNLNVGNQNIHENECKSWSASDVDTKEEYNSKTLETKGLVKTPEKVTNAAAIMHLFKISIGTGILSLPAAFKDAGTIAGPLGIILVAILTTHCMQLLIHSSRFICRKFHCQYLSYSELAELCCKPFLWDKSKSAKNIVDVFLIINQLGTCSIYIIYVAKTVVELSASKMIIDARLIILILTPLTILISFVRSLGKLAYISTMANMFCVFGLLMILQFLGRNLKNPGIYPTFVGFGSLPTFFNIALFGFNGIAIVLPLYNKVKHPEDFPTVMNISTVFVAGLSILIGFFGYTAFGNNIHGSVTLNLPDNWFYNIIKCTYAVGTFFTIFIKIYVMMEIMLPFLLSKFDEKKVNKLDYLLRAVLVVITCLFAIAVPQIENFISLVGAISESIIGIIIPAIIHSLTFHNDGLSKLALGKNLFLILIGIAFLVIGTYSSIIAIVIGFRSSNNTYI